A part of Candidatus Flexicrinis proximus genomic DNA contains:
- a CDS encoding DPP IV N-terminal domain-containing protein, whose amino-acid sequence MRYQKRHLIVIIPPFAIAIVALTILWQRSFKPSWMQSGEWLTFSCNFPSLASPINRIYAIRPTGTDLQLLLESHVPITSLELSPDNQYFLFTRADVIYVTTPRFTELQTLVLPETTLNYYRFPVWSPIENKIAFVSNDEDVNRRDIYQMNVDGSNMLRLSHDGEIVDKIDWSPNGEWIAYTTMTSDRFSRLEMIDKNGTETRQIADFDKLAFSPSWSSDGSKILFQIMEAAGSSSINIIDTRTNHIEKLDVTGSPTSPGWSPNDNQIVFAMERKIFVLNLDNNSLTTIYELTDCFPGDFDWISID is encoded by the coding sequence ATGCGTTATCAGAAACGGCATCTCATCGTCATAATCCCCCCCTTTGCAATTGCAATCGTAGCTTTGACGATACTTTGGCAGAGATCATTCAAACCAAGTTGGATGCAATCAGGTGAGTGGTTAACGTTTTCATGTAATTTTCCGTCCTTGGCGTCACCAATTAATAGAATATATGCAATTCGGCCTACAGGAACAGATCTTCAACTCTTGTTGGAAAGTCATGTTCCGATTACATCACTCGAGTTATCTCCTGATAACCAATACTTTCTTTTTACAAGAGCGGACGTGATTTACGTAACCACTCCAAGATTTACTGAGTTACAGACCCTAGTCTTGCCCGAGACCACCCTAAACTATTATCGGTTTCCAGTTTGGTCTCCAATAGAGAATAAAATTGCTTTTGTCTCTAACGACGAGGATGTAAATCGTAGAGACATTTATCAAATGAATGTTGATGGATCTAATATGCTACGGTTATCGCATGACGGGGAGATAGTCGACAAAATTGATTGGTCACCAAATGGCGAATGGATAGCATACACAACTATGACGTCTGACCGTTTTAGCCGCCTAGAAATGATTGACAAAAATGGGACAGAAACGAGGCAGATTGCCGATTTTGACAAACTTGCATTTAGTCCATCATGGTCATCCGATGGGTCGAAAATCTTATTTCAAATAATGGAAGCAGCGGGAAGTTCGAGTATAAATATCATCGATACAAGAACCAATCATATCGAAAAATTGGATGTAACAGGCTCACCAACTTCTCCAGGCTGGTCTCCGAATGATAACCAAATTGTATTCGCTATGGAGCGGAAAATTTTTGTCTTAAACCTGGATAACAATTCGTTGACCACTATATATGAGTTAACAGATTGTTTCCCAGGTGACTTCGATTGGATTTCGATTGATTGA
- a CDS encoding RHS repeat protein, producing the protein MTETGSSGTVRETLYEHDLARRLIEVGFDTDGDTDVDDVVGYAYDLGGRRTLLAMPGDRDVTYSYDARGQMRTLTDWDDQTSQFRYDAVGRHALTLRANGLRSLYRYDAGGRLRLLRHDAGARLFAQFGYEVDARGNRTEAFEAQRHPGSGTTVIDQSDDAVYYAGDWTTDSGFHVTEQPYASFRLTFAGNGDVELTMGEGPNHGLYDVYIGGSLWQSFNGYAASAGERVIPIPLSNDGPFTLQVNNRADKGSASSGHVMRFKQLSVDAEYTLQTIGYTYDAASRVLDAEYLSGGEYRLDAGADVRLRIRCRRQPDRQQRHGAHVQQAQPDQQRRRDLRRQRQHDQRWHERLYVGSRQSPAVDGRPRLRL; encoded by the coding sequence ATGACCGAAACCGGCTCGAGCGGCACGGTGCGCGAAACGCTGTATGAGCACGACCTCGCGCGGCGGCTGATCGAAGTCGGCTTCGACACCGACGGCGACACTGACGTCGACGACGTGGTCGGCTATGCCTACGACCTCGGCGGCCGGCGCACGCTGCTGGCGATGCCCGGCGACCGAGACGTGACGTACAGCTACGACGCGCGCGGGCAGATGCGGACGCTGACCGACTGGGACGACCAGACGTCGCAGTTCCGCTACGACGCGGTGGGCCGCCACGCGCTGACGCTGCGCGCCAACGGCCTGCGCTCGCTGTACCGCTACGACGCCGGGGGACGGCTGCGCCTGCTGCGGCACGACGCCGGCGCGCGGCTGTTCGCGCAGTTCGGCTACGAGGTGGACGCGCGCGGCAACCGAACCGAAGCATTCGAAGCGCAGCGGCATCCGGGCAGCGGCACGACCGTCATCGATCAGAGCGACGACGCGGTGTATTACGCGGGCGATTGGACGACGGACAGCGGCTTCCACGTGACGGAGCAGCCGTATGCCTCGTTCCGGCTGACGTTCGCGGGCAACGGCGACGTCGAGCTGACGATGGGCGAGGGGCCGAATCACGGGTTATACGACGTCTATATCGGCGGGTCGCTGTGGCAAAGCTTCAACGGCTATGCGGCCAGCGCGGGCGAGCGCGTTATTCCGATCCCGCTCTCGAACGATGGGCCGTTCACGCTGCAAGTGAACAACCGCGCCGACAAAGGTTCGGCGTCGAGCGGCCACGTGATGCGCTTCAAACAGCTCTCGGTTGATGCCGAATACACGCTCCAGACCATCGGCTACACCTACGACGCCGCCTCGCGCGTGCTGGATGCCGAGTACCTATCCGGGGGAGAATACCGCCTCGACGCCGGCGCAGACGTTCGCCTACGAATACGATGTCGCCGGCAACCTGACCGACAACAACGGCACGGCGCGCACGTTCAACAAGCTCAACCAGATCAGCAGCGGCGGCGTGACCTACGACGCCAACGGCAACATGACCAACGATGGCACGAACGCCTATACGTGGGATCGCGCCAATCGCCTGCGGTCGATGGGCGGCCACGCCTACGCCTATGA
- a CDS encoding RHS repeat-associated core domain-containing protein — MTYDANGNMTNDGTNAYTWDRANRLRSMGGHAYAYDGMGSRTTQTVSSIVTNYLLDVQPNIVQVISATASSNTENYLHSPRGIHATQDTAENWRDILQDGLGSVRGEINDTLEVDASGAYRPYGIPTDVNGAYSQPFRFTGEMRDANALQYHRLRFYSSDNAVFLSYDPFEALKWVPGSMNAYSWVNGNVANLIDPSGKVGENPDDYDTCNSSSDNAFEGCFGIIRPTAQGRVADVFMTPRYESTKVTTIMNGSRVKIFGYTSPKRS, encoded by the coding sequence GTGACCTACGACGCCAACGGCAACATGACCAACGATGGCACGAACGCCTATACGTGGGATCGCGCCAATCGCCTGCGGTCGATGGGCGGCCACGCCTACGCCTATGATGGCATGGGCAGTCGCACGACACAGACCGTCAGCAGTATCGTCACGAACTATCTGCTCGACGTGCAGCCCAACATCGTGCAGGTTATCTCTGCGACGGCGAGTTCGAATACCGAGAACTATCTTCACAGCCCACGCGGCATACATGCGACACAGGATACTGCGGAGAATTGGCGCGATATACTCCAAGATGGTCTTGGCAGCGTGCGCGGCGAAATTAACGATACACTTGAGGTTGATGCATCCGGCGCCTATCGGCCGTATGGCATACCGACTGATGTGAACGGCGCTTACTCGCAACCGTTCCGCTTCACTGGTGAAATGCGTGATGCGAATGCGTTGCAATATCACCGCCTACGGTTTTATTCTTCTGACAACGCAGTATTTTTAAGTTATGATCCCTTCGAGGCACTCAAGTGGGTGCCTGGATCGATGAATGCCTATTCCTGGGTAAATGGAAATGTTGCAAATCTAATTGATCCCTCCGGTAAGGTTGGCGAAAACCCAGACGATTACGACACTTGTAACTCTTCCTCTGACAACGCATTTGAAGGATGTTTTGGTATCATACGCCCAACCGCTCAAGGCAGAGTGGCCGACGTTTTTATGACACCCAGATATGAATCAACCAAAGTTACAACCATCATGAATGGTTCTCGAGTAAAAATATTTGGCTATACAAGCCCAAAGCGAAGCTAA
- a CDS encoding transposase → MMVLAACGVKLRCPQGKRSCSWSLAKTRSERPVVKMKFRHADCSVCPVIALCTDNHEKRRTLSILFPLSDFETQQWARQRQQTHEFRKQCATRAGVEGTISQAAVVFGARRSRYWGKQDSFPTLDHGSCH, encoded by the coding sequence ATGATGGTCTTGGCAGCGTGCGGGGTGAAATTGAGGTGTCCCCAAGGGAAGCGCAGTTGCAGTTGGTCGCTGGCAAAGACGCGCTCAGAACGCCCGGTAGTGAAAATGAAGTTCCGTCACGCGGACTGCTCGGTGTGTCCGGTCATTGCCCTCTGCACCGATAATCATGAAAAACGGCGGACACTCTCGATCCTGTTCCCTCTGTCTGATTTTGAAACACAGCAATGGGCGCGTCAACGTCAGCAAACCCATGAATTTCGAAAACAGTGTGCGACCCGGGCTGGAGTGGAGGGGACGATTTCTCAAGCGGCGGTCGTCTTTGGTGCTCGACGCTCGCGCTACTGGGGAAAGCAAGACTCATTTCCAACACTTGATCACGGCAGCTGCCATTAA
- a CDS encoding RHS repeat-associated core domain-containing protein, with product MYGYTGELTDANELVYLRNRYYHPGVGTFISQDPYEGTMNNPVSLNRYSYVQGNPVNVTDPSGMIPVQAINHMMQSNPLAIAQMMNIGVCFAQNDPCAEYAGQAYIYCRRGLFPTNTPTPFPGTPTPATYHVQCDFAFPFLNVRREPSVLAGIVLSINNPAGVELQLSSFIPGDTHLGGFGWWYVSSFGGWVHDSNLTFGPSPCPRPVVTPSPTPTVPGPTPTPGTSDLDTISRVINCEAAGVGVSAYGIAHSIYNRMTSGATEWASYRSALSIIQNTGVDCYPSAYRNYPTSNESNRAAQWLLGIGTAPIVDNVLIDLRAYYWLGVPTFPNLSDSGQVKEATINYIADNPGLYNAGACGVSETRDTRLQRLRDRIVGIDPSDGDLTTIYFSLSPLCP from the coding sequence ATTTACGGCTATACCGGTGAACTAACCGATGCGAATGAATTGGTCTATTTGCGCAACCGGTACTACCACCCCGGAGTAGGCACTTTCATTTCGCAGGATCCATATGAAGGCACGATGAACAATCCCGTTTCTTTGAATCGCTATTCTTATGTTCAAGGCAATCCTGTTAACGTCACAGATCCAAGCGGGATGATTCCGGTTCAAGCCATCAACCATATGATGCAGAGCAATCCACTTGCGATTGCACAAATGATGAATATTGGGGTGTGCTTTGCTCAGAACGACCCTTGTGCTGAATATGCGGGGCAGGCGTACATTTATTGTCGGCGAGGTTTATTCCCGACAAATACTCCTACGCCTTTTCCTGGAACGCCAACCCCAGCTACATATCACGTTCAATGTGACTTTGCCTTTCCATTCTTAAATGTTCGACGTGAGCCAAGCGTTCTCGCTGGTATTGTTCTTAGCATCAACAATCCAGCAGGAGTAGAACTTCAGCTCTCGTCGTTTATCCCGGGAGATACGCATCTCGGCGGTTTCGGATGGTGGTATGTAAGTTCATTTGGTGGCTGGGTTCACGATAGCAATCTCACATTCGGGCCTTCACCATGTCCGCGACCGGTGGTTACACCTTCTCCAACGCCTACTGTACCAGGGCCGACACCGACGCCGGGGACATCCGATCTCGATACTATAAGTCGAGTGATTAATTGCGAGGCTGCGGGTGTAGGCGTAAGTGCCTACGGGATTGCTCACTCGATCTATAATCGAATGACATCAGGTGCAACTGAGTGGGCCAGCTATCGGTCAGCCTTAAGTATCATCCAAAATACTGGAGTTGACTGCTATCCCAGCGCCTACCGGAACTATCCAACGAGCAACGAGTCCAACCGAGCCGCGCAGTGGTTGTTAGGCATTGGTACGGCGCCAATAGTAGATAATGTACTTATCGACTTGAGGGCATACTATTGGTTAGGCGTACCCACATTTCCGAACCTAAGCGATAGTGGGCAGGTAAAAGAAGCTACCATTAACTACATCGCAGACAACCCGGGTTTGTATAACGCCGGTGCGTGCGGTGTCTCGGAAACACGCGATACCAGGTTACAAAGATTGAGAGACAGGATTGTTGGTATTGACCCCTCTGACGGCGACTTGACTACCATCTATTTCAGCCTCAGCCCGCTTTGTCCGTAA